The stretch of DNA TTGGTTTGGATGTTGAATTTCCAAGAGCGATCAATCGGAAGCATTTTAGGCATTGTTTTAACGAAAAGGAGTGGCGTAAAATTCAGGAAGACACAACGATGCATACTTTTTATACCTATTGGACACAGAAAGAGGCTATTTTGAAGGCAAATGGTCTAGGTTTGGGGCATTTATTGGACATTCAAATTGAGAGTGATGTTCTGGCTTATATGAACAATAGCTCTACCAACTGGCATTTAAAATCAATCCGTTTTGAAGGAGAAGAGGCTTATGGTTGCCTTTGTACAGACCTAGTAGGAGAGATTACCACCCAAAAAATGGAGTTAGAAGAGCTATTGTTTTAAACGATCTTTAGGTTTTATAATGCGATCTGAGCCAGCCAGTATAACTGGGTGCGGTTCTAGTGGAGTAATAATACTCTTGAATAAAATTGGTTGAGTTTTTCAATTGCTTGATTAACATAGATTTCTTGATCGTATAGGTCAAAATGCGTCGCATTAGGAATTCTAACTAATTCTTTGTCTCCTTTTGCCCGTTTGACAGCAACTTCACTGAAATAAGCGGACAAGGCTTGTGCTCCAACAATTGCGAGAAAAGGTCTATTGGCCATTAATTTCATTTGTTCAGAAGGATTGAAAGCATAACGACTATCCAGTGACATAGCTGCTCGCATTGGGCTATAGGTAGAGAATTGCCCCCCACGTTCAGGGTTGCGATAGTAGTCTGCTGCTCTATCCCAAAAAGTGCCCATTTGGGCACCAATAGGAGGGATGCCATCAATCAAAAGAACCTCACCTGTTTCATAATAAATTTGACGAGCTTCATTGCCCCAAGCAATTTGTTGCTGAAATTGTTCTATTGGATTTCCTTCTAGTTTGTCGAGGTATTGTGTAGCTTCCCCTAGACCATAATCAATAAAATCAACAAAACCGCTTACTGTTGCCACGGCTTTTATGCGTTGGTCAAAAATAGCACTTTGAATAGAGTAGCCAGCGCCAGAACAAATGCCTAATGCTGCTATTTGCATTTTATTTACACTAGGAACAGTACCAATAAAACTGATTGCATTTTTTATGTCTTCTACCTTCATGGGAGCATTTTCCATTCCTCTTGGGGTACCTCCACTTTCGCCATAAGTTCTATGGTCGAATGCTAGAGTAATATAACCTTGTTTTGCCATTTTTTTTGCATAAATTCCTGCGGTTTGTTCTTTAATGCCACTTGCAGGCGTAACGACAACGATAGCTGGAAATGTTTTGTCGTTTGAGTATGACGGAGGCAAAAAGAGATGCCCAGCAATTCGAGTGTTTTCGCTTAAAAAGCTAATCTTGTTTTTTCCTGGTTTTAATTGATTCTTATACGTTATTCCAAAATCTTTAAGAAAAGTTTGCATTATTTTATTTGTTTTGTTATAATTATTATAAATGATAGAAATAGTTTTATTGCTGTTTTATTTGTTTTGCAAAGGTATGCGGAATTAAAATACCGTCAAAATACTATTTTTTTATGCTTATTATAAGTTTAAGTTATGGATGTAAGGTTGCTGAAATTTTTTATTGCTGCTTATGAACAAAAGAATTTAACTAGAGCTGCAAAACAGTGTTTTGTCTCTCAACCCAATATTTCGAATGGAATCAGACAGTTGGAAGAAGCGATAGGAAAAACACTTTTTGAGCGCCATAAGAGAGGTATTAAAGTAAGGGCAGAGGCAGATTATCTTTATCCTATTGCAAAGCGTATTTTGGGAGAAATAGAGGGATTGCCGAACTTGTTTCAAGAACAAAAATTTAAAAATAAAGTGAAAATTGGGGTAGCAGATAGTTTACCTCAAGAACACAAACAGCAATTTTTTAGAAGAGCAAATGATTTGTGTGATTCTGTTCAATGGACTGTCGAGCCAATCAGTCGTGATTGCGAACTCAATCTTTTAGTGAGAGAATGGAAATATGAAGAAGATTTGTTTTTACCGCTTTGGAAAGAAGATTATGTATTGTGTGTGCCAACTGGACATCATTTGATAAAAAAGGAAGTGATAGACCTACAAGATTTAAAAGGAGAAGCATTTATTCATTGCCCCCCTTGCGAAGCGCACCAACAGTGTTTGTCTATTTTAAATAGTGAGTATAGCCAATTAAGAACGGTTGCTAATTGTTCTACCAAAATGGAAACCTTAACTTTTTTAATGGCTGGACTAGGAATTACTTTTTTGCCTGCTTCCTTTGTAGATGGTTGGTATGGTTTTGAAGTTAAGAAATATAACGGACCAAGATATTTTAGGGAAGTGGGGCTTTCTTATGCCCGAAGTAGTTTACAAAACCCTGTAGTAGCAAAAATTATAGCTTATTTTTCTAAGCATGAATTAACCGTTAATCAGTTTGCTGTATTTGATGAAAAATGATTCTTCTTAAGCATCGCTATTGGATTTTAGTTCTTCTTCAAAATCTAAATTTCTCATCTTTTTCGAAAAAATGCCCGTTAAAGTAACGGTTGCTAAGGTCATTGTCCCTCCAAAAACGACTGCGGTAACGGTACCCATTAATTTAGCAGTAAAGCCGCTTTCAAATGCTCCCAGTTCATTCGATGACCCTACAAACATCGAGTTAACGGAAGATACCCTGCCTCGCATATTATCAGGGGTATAAAGTTGTAGTATAGTCTGTCGAATCACCATAGAAATACCATCTGTTATACCAGACATAAACAAGGCAAATACAGATAACCAAAAGCTGGTTGATAAGCCAAAGACAATGATACAGAGACCAAATCCGAAAATAGAAGCTAATAATTTTAATCCTGCATTTTTGTTAATGGGGAAATAAGCAACAGCAAACATAATAATAAAGGAACCAACAGCAGGCGCTGCTCTAAGTATACCAAAACCTTTGGCTCCAACGCCCAATATATCGGTTGCAAAGATTGGCAATAGGGCAATAGCGCCACCAAACAAAACTGCAATCATATCTAGTGTGATGGCTCCTAAGATAATCTTGGTCTGATAAACAAATTTAATCCCTTCTTTCAAACTTTGAAAAACGGGCTCTCCAATCTTGGGATTAAGGATGGGTTTAGGGGCTATTTGTAGTAATAGAATAAAAGCAATGAGAATAAATCCCACGATCAGAAACATAGAGCCATAAGTCCCCATCCAAAATATGGTAAATCCGGCTAGGGCAGGCCCTAATACTGCGCTCATTTGCCAAGCCGAACTGCTCCAGGTCGCTGCATTGGGGTAGAGCTCTTTGGGGACAATTAAGGACATCAGTGTGAATAGAGTTGGCCCAATAAATGTACGCACAATACCACCAATAAAAACTAGGCTATAAATGAAATACAAGATGTTGTTGTGACTGAGTTGTTGTTGCGTGCTAGGGGCTGTGGCGTAAAGTAAGCCAGCACTCAATCCCAAAAAGGCAAGGATGCACAACAATAATAAATTGCGCTTTTCTTTTTGATCGACAATATGTCCAGCAAAAAGTGCTAATGAAACAGCAGGCACGACTTCCATTAGCCCTATAATTCCTAAGGATAAAGGATCTTTGGTCAGGCGATAAACTTCCCATTCTATGACCACAAATTGCATAGACCAAGCGAAGACAAGCGCAAATCGAACCAATAAAAATAGCCTAAACTCTGAATATCGTAATGCTGCGTATGGATCGTTCTTTTTCATGGTGTTTGGATATTCAAAATCTCCCACAAATAGTTTTATTGGTGGTTGTTTTGTGTTGAAGTTGTTAATAGGGGTTTCAACGGAGTAATGTAAAGAGTATTTAGCAAAATTAATTGGAACGGTATTCCAAGAGTTGCTTTAAATCAGGATATTCTGTAAATAGAACTTGGGCTTCATCTTCTGTAATTCTAATGCCATTAATATAAGGTATGATTTCAGCGTCAGGGAAACCCTTTTGGATGACTTGATCTAAGGTGCGTTTGATGGCAACAAAGGAATTTTCTAAGCCAATCATGTATTTAACATTGACATCTTTGGGATGCTTTTCTGTGGTAGCATGTTGAAATTCTTTGAATATAGAGTGATTAAATAAGGTTGCCGTTTCAGTCACTTGAACCTTGTAAGTTAGCCCCTTTAATTGTTTTTGGTAACGGGTGTAAGCTAAGTTTTGCATGACAGAGCTTACTTTTGGTGCTATAATGTTAATACTCATTTCATCTTTTAAATGAGCAATATTATAAACATCTACATTGATGCGTCTGTTCATTTTTTCACCAATATGATTGGGGGATCCGTCAAAATTTTGATTGTTGGCTATTGGGTAGTTTTGCCCACAGCCTCGAATCCAAATCTGTTTGTTTTGACTATTGTTTTCGATTAGTTCGTTAGAAAGTTCTTCTGCTTGTTTGATGGTTAGATAAAGGTCATTGATAGAATTCCCTGAATGATCGGTATGCCCAGAAAGAACGATCATTGCTTCTGAATGTCGTGCAAGTAATTTTTTAAGTGCGAGGATGGTATTTCTGGCCCCTTCTATTTTTCCTGTTTGTGCATTGTAATAAATAGGACTAATGTTGTAGACCGTTTTGGCTCCTGAAGTAGTGGTGGGATCAACAGTTGCTGTTGGGGTTAGTTTTTTGACCGTGTGCGAGATGGGAGTGTTGTCAACTAAGCTAGTAATATTGGTTAAGACTGCTACAAAATGATTGGGCGTTTGGGCTTGCAACTGTTCTTGTTGGCGTGTTCTAAAATAAGCAGAATACAGATCAAAACCTCCTAGTCCGCCAATTCTATTGGACGAAAAATAAGCTTTGAGACCATCTTTATCCAAAAAGAAATTCTTATCGTCTGCTGATGAATTAATGGGAACGCCAAGGTTCTGGCGTGGTTTCCATGTTCGGGTTGAGTCGTCAAATATAGCTTTGTAAATGTCATAACCGCCCATTGATAGGGGATGATCAGAGCTAAAATATAGATGCCTTCCATTTTTTGCTAAAAAAGGGGCATCTTCATCATACTCTGTGTTGATTTTAGGCCCTAAATTGACTGGTATTTGCCATTGTCCATTGGTTTGAATAGAGTAATACAAATCCCTACCACCATAGCCACCTGGGCGATTGCTCGAAAATAACATAAGGCTATCAGAGACAAAAAAATGATCCCCATCCCAATGGTGTGAACTGGCATTAAGTGCAAAAGGAAGAATAACCTCAATAGAATCATCGTCATAATTTTCCTTTACAATCTCTTTGTGTCCATCTGCAAAACCTTTTAGTAACAGCATTTGATAGCCATTATCAAAAAAACTAATGATATCCTCACTCATATTGGTATTGTAACGGCTAGAGAGCGGGGTGGCATCCATCCAACTTCCTTGGTTTAGAGTCGATTTGTAAATGTCAGATCGATAATGACCATTGATTGGATCGGGGATGTTGTTCTGGTTTAGTTTGCCCCCTGTAGCTGTGTTTCTCGTAGACGAAAAGAAAATTGTATTGGCTACTCTAGGATTGAAGCATATTCGATAATCATCAGCATTGCTATTGATTTTAGTACCCAATGTTGCTACAATTGCTCCTGAATTAATTTGCTCTACTTTAGGACCATTAGTGCACTGAATAATTAGGCGTTTTAGTCGTTCTCGTTCTGGAGCATTAGAAGCAAGGGTTCTTAGGTGATTTTTGTAGTAATGTACGGCTGTTCTAAAATTATTTTGATGGTGATAGGCTCTAGCTATATAGTAATTGGTTAGGGGGGCTAACTTAGGGGAGTTTTGGCTGTAAAATTTTAAGTATATAATGGCTTCGTCCATATTGTTGGTATAGAAATAGCAAACTCCTATCTTATACTTTATATCAATATCTTTTGTGTACTTATTTTTTATTTTATTGTACTCATTTAAAGATTTCTCGTAATTTTTAGAAGCAAATAATTGATCTGCTTCTTTTTTAATCTTATTGGGCGACTGTGCCGTTAGGGTAGCACAAAATAAAAGGACTATGGATAGTGAGCTAATATATTTCATGTATATGTTGTTGTATTGGTTAATAACACTCTGTTGATTATTATATAAGCTAGCAATGTTGGGGAGGGGAGTACACTAAATAGCTTAATACATTTTTAACGGAGTAATGGGTTAATGGTACTGTTCGTTTATTCTTGACACTCTATAAAGAGGGAACAAAGTTTATACTAGACTAGTTTTGTTTCATAATAATTCCAAATTCCTTTCCAAGGGTAGAAAAGTAGGGCAAAAATACAAAATTCGATAAAGCAAAGATGCATTAACAAATAATCCATTAAAAAAAAGATCAAAAATAGCACTCCAAGTAGTTTATCAAACTTTCTAGTGATAAAGCCGACTATAAAACTTAGTTCTAATATCCAACCACCATACCAAAACGCACTAGAACAGTAGGGGTGGTCTATTAAGTAACTTATAAAGGTGCTAAAATGACTGTTTGGGTAGTTAATCAGATAATCTAGATGCTGGTGTTTTAGTATTTCACTCATCTGATTAGGAAAAAAAATACTTCCTCTCCATATTTTCCATAGACCTGCGCTAAATAGCGCAAAAATAGCATAATATCGGATGCCTGCAAATGCTAAAACAAAATTTTTGGGGCTTTGGAGTATCAATAGGGGAAGACAGAAGAGTAGTCCTACTAATTTATGTTCGTGATGGGTGGCAACCGAATTATAAATAATACTATAGTTGACTACTAGAAATAGTATTATTATCCCCAAAGATCGAGAAGAACTGCGCTTAATTCCCCAAAGACAGCTAAAGAACCACAGAAGGTCTAACAAAAGCCCTAAATAAAAGTGCTGAATAATGCAATGAGGAAGTTGCAAGGCGTGATATATCCAATATATATTATCTGCTTTTGGACTAATAAATGGAGAAAGGTGCAATTGATGTAGCAATAGACCTTGTTTAAATCTTAAGAGCCAAACGAATAGTAGGAATAGCCAAATTATTCGTTGAATAGTTTGCTTATCTTTTGTTGGCATTTATAAATGTTTTTTGACTTACTTTTTTGAAATTATTGTTTACCCAGTCGTAATTTTCTTGCTTGATTGAAATGTTTTTAAGTTTTAGTCTATTAGATAGATATATTGGTGCTGTTGTTAAACTTCCTTTGGAGTTACTCAGGAATTTTGTTAGGTAGCGACTAAAGGTTGTGGCAACTCCAAACCTAGATTCTATCGTATGAATAATTGGATCAATAGAGTCTTGTTTTATTAATTGGGCATAATAATTCAATTGATAGTGCATAAAGAAAGGAGAGGGGCTATTGTATAGATTTATTCGTTCACCTTTTTCTGTATAAATAGCAAACGTTGTATAAGATGTTTGTTTTGGGCAAGGTTCAGAATACATTCCATAATTAAAAAAAGGAATTGTTTCTACTTGTTTATAAGAGAAAAATAATTGACCCAATAGAAAAATTAGAAGAATGACACAAAAGAATTTATTGGTTCTCCAGACCTTAAAAATATAGCTGTTTTTCATATTGAGCTATTGATTTTTTGAATAGAATGCTGTACATTTAATGTTGCTATCATGGGGATTATTCAATTAATTTTCGCTCTTTGACAACTCTATCACGAAGTAACCACGCAGTAGCAGCGAAGCTAATCGTGTGGAAATTTTAATTAACGTCTTTAATTATGCCGTTTGGGTATTAGATTTAGTGATCTAAAAACAAGGTAGCCTAGGCTCTAATATCCCAAAATAGAAGCATTTTACCTTACGTTTTACGATTAGCACACAAGTTGTCAAAGA from Aureispira anguillae encodes:
- a CDS encoding 4'-phosphopantetheinyl transferase family protein; amino-acid sequence: MLTIYYINSLDVQKEIALDLLLGYLPMSFKERALRYRSKQDAYNFVIGRLFLKKALQESNLPLGGLETIYYNEEEKPLMEGLSFSISHSNDLVACAFASGGNIGLDVEFPRAINRKHFRHCFNEKEWRKIQEDTTMHTFYTYWTQKEAILKANGLGLGHLLDIQIESDVLAYMNNSSTNWHLKSIRFEGEEAYGCLCTDLVGEITTQKMELEELLF
- a CDS encoding alpha/beta hydrolase; the encoded protein is MQTFLKDFGITYKNQLKPGKNKISFLSENTRIAGHLFLPPSYSNDKTFPAIVVVTPASGIKEQTAGIYAKKMAKQGYITLAFDHRTYGESGGTPRGMENAPMKVEDIKNAISFIGTVPSVNKMQIAALGICSGAGYSIQSAIFDQRIKAVATVSGFVDFIDYGLGEATQYLDKLEGNPIEQFQQQIAWGNEARQIYYETGEVLLIDGIPPIGAQMGTFWDRAADYYRNPERGGQFSTYSPMRAAMSLDSRYAFNPSEQMKLMANRPFLAIVGAQALSAYFSEVAVKRAKGDKELVRIPNATHFDLYDQEIYVNQAIEKLNQFYSRVLLLH
- a CDS encoding LysR family transcriptional regulator; the protein is MDVRLLKFFIAAYEQKNLTRAAKQCFVSQPNISNGIRQLEEAIGKTLFERHKRGIKVRAEADYLYPIAKRILGEIEGLPNLFQEQKFKNKVKIGVADSLPQEHKQQFFRRANDLCDSVQWTVEPISRDCELNLLVREWKYEEDLFLPLWKEDYVLCVPTGHHLIKKEVIDLQDLKGEAFIHCPPCEAHQQCLSILNSEYSQLRTVANCSTKMETLTFLMAGLGITFLPASFVDGWYGFEVKKYNGPRYFREVGLSYARSSLQNPVVAKIIAYFSKHELTVNQFAVFDEK
- a CDS encoding MFS transporter gives rise to the protein MKKNDPYAALRYSEFRLFLLVRFALVFAWSMQFVVIEWEVYRLTKDPLSLGIIGLMEVVPAVSLALFAGHIVDQKEKRNLLLLCILAFLGLSAGLLYATAPSTQQQLSHNNILYFIYSLVFIGGIVRTFIGPTLFTLMSLIVPKELYPNAATWSSSAWQMSAVLGPALAGFTIFWMGTYGSMFLIVGFILIAFILLLQIAPKPILNPKIGEPVFQSLKEGIKFVYQTKIILGAITLDMIAVLFGGAIALLPIFATDILGVGAKGFGILRAAPAVGSFIIMFAVAYFPINKNAGLKLLASIFGFGLCIIVFGLSTSFWLSVFALFMSGITDGISMVIRQTILQLYTPDNMRGRVSSVNSMFVGSSNELGAFESGFTAKLMGTVTAVVFGGTMTLATVTLTGIFSKKMRNLDFEEELKSNSDA
- a CDS encoding OmpA family protein, with the protein product MKYISSLSIVLLFCATLTAQSPNKIKKEADQLFASKNYEKSLNEYNKIKNKYTKDIDIKYKIGVCYFYTNNMDEAIIYLKFYSQNSPKLAPLTNYYIARAYHHQNNFRTAVHYYKNHLRTLASNAPERERLKRLIIQCTNGPKVEQINSGAIVATLGTKINSNADDYRICFNPRVANTIFFSSTRNTATGGKLNQNNIPDPINGHYRSDIYKSTLNQGSWMDATPLSSRYNTNMSEDIISFFDNGYQMLLLKGFADGHKEIVKENYDDDSIEVILPFALNASSHHWDGDHFFVSDSLMLFSSNRPGGYGGRDLYYSIQTNGQWQIPVNLGPKINTEYDEDAPFLAKNGRHLYFSSDHPLSMGGYDIYKAIFDDSTRTWKPRQNLGVPINSSADDKNFFLDKDGLKAYFSSNRIGGLGGFDLYSAYFRTRQQEQLQAQTPNHFVAVLTNITSLVDNTPISHTVKKLTPTATVDPTTTSGAKTVYNISPIYYNAQTGKIEGARNTILALKKLLARHSEAMIVLSGHTDHSGNSINDLYLTIKQAEELSNELIENNSQNKQIWIRGCGQNYPIANNQNFDGSPNHIGEKMNRRINVDVYNIAHLKDEMSINIIAPKVSSVMQNLAYTRYQKQLKGLTYKVQVTETATLFNHSIFKEFQHATTEKHPKDVNVKYMIGLENSFVAIKRTLDQVIQKGFPDAEIIPYINGIRITEDEAQVLFTEYPDLKQLLEYRSN